In the genome of Cryptomeria japonica chromosome 8, Sugi_1.0, whole genome shotgun sequence, one region contains:
- the LOC131048782 gene encoding tryptophan decarboxylase 2, which produces MKGENDCNGSSSQNYLSKPLDIEEFRKHAHTMVDFIADYYNKVESFPVLSQVNPGYLSSWIPDCAPQNPDSVENLLTDVKEKMIPALTHWQSPNFYAYFPAGLSTASFLGEMLSSGFAIVNLHWMTSPAATELETIVCDWLGKIVNLPDSFLSCSGGGGVIQGSASEAVLVSLLAARNKALKKFGVDSADKLVVYVSDQTHCSIEKACKIAGICVNNVRVIATSRSTNYGLSPENVRDCILKDISVGLHPTFLCATIGTTSSTSVDPIQGLSKIAREHNIWLHVDGAYGGAACICPEYQHYLVGIDDADSFVMNPHKWLFTNFDCSVLWVKDSKVLVEALSMNPEYLKNKVSQSKQVIDYKDWQIPLGSRFRSLKLWMVLRLYGISQLQSYIRYQISLAQHFENLVIKDKRFEVMAPRTFALVCFRILPTEDDRDNGHSLNSQLLDVVNESGHMYLSHTVLSGKYTLRFCVNSVFTKVHHVDAAWKLLQSTTLVLLKQRLNCYKYVIFFIVKDKNNLFANAMGDNTKIIEPLSYDEWKDKSKAWAILKMAKMTGYMERIVGKNPTVTIIFKKNCKDGKITIGGRKVEIDEGMIMEVTDILVSTASFVQHSIKEILDLDDESENLDDSEDEGSNTKWEDDGDRFTSAKGSSKEKDKDLASRSRNKKARKGVKGKRSKVQEEDKWLEDDEEDDEGMKTDSDYVTPSSKKKNKQSPVIIEINPDKGNDFINV; this is translated from the exons ATGAAAGGAGAGAATGACTGCAATGGCTCAAGTAGTCAAAATTATCTGAGCAAGCCATTAGACATTGAAGAGTTCAGAAAACATGCTCATACAATGGTGGACTTTATTGCCGATTACTACAATAAAGTAGAGAGCTTCCCAGTTCTCAGCCAAGTCAAT CCTGGATATTTAAGCTCTTGGATCCCTGATTGCGCTCCACAAAATCCTGATTCTGTAGAAAACCTTCTTACTG ATGTGAAAGAGAAGATGATACCTGCATTGACACACTGGCAAAGTCCCAATTTTTATGCATACTTCCCTGCAGGGTTGAGCACTGCATCATTTCTAGGGGAGATGTTGAGTAGTGGGTTTGCTATTGTCAATCTGCATTGGATGACATCTCCTGCTGCCACTGAACTTGAAACCATAGTCTGTGATTGGCTTGGAAAAATTGTCAACCTTCCTGATTCTTTTCTCTCATGTTCTG GTGGTGGTGGGGTTATTCAAGGATCAGCAAGTGAGGCAGTTTTGGTATCATTATTAGCTGCAAGGAACAAGGCTCTAAAGAAATTTGGTGTAGATTCAGCTGACAAGCTTGTAGTTTATGTATCAGACCAGACACATTGTTCAATTGAAAAAGCCTGCAAA ATTGCAGGAATATGTGTAAATAATGTTAGAGTGATAGCAACAAGTCGTTCCACAAACTATGGGCTTTCTCCAGAAAATGTCCGTGATTGCATATTGAAAGATATTAGTGTTGGTTTACATCCAACATTTTTATGTGCTACA ATTGGAACAACATCATCAACAAGTGTGGATCCTATACAAGGACTATCTAAAATAGCTCGCGAACACAACATATGGTTGCATGTAGATGGTGCTTATGGTGGTGCTGCTTGCATTTGCCCTGAATATCAACATTATCTTGTGGGAATAGATGATGCAGACTCCTTTGTCATGAATCCTCATAAATGGCTTTTTACTAACTTTGATTGCTCTGTACTTTGGGTAAAG GATTCAAAAGTTTTGGTTGAAGCATTGTCAATGAATCCAGAATATTTGAAAAACAAG GTATCGCAATCCAAACAAGTGATAGATTATAAAGATTGGCAAATACCACTTGGAAGTCGATTTAG ATCATTAAAGTTATGGATGGTTTTACGTCTTTATGGAATTTCACAACTTCAGTCATATATCAGATATCAAATTTCCCTTGCTCAACATTTTGAAAATCTTGTAATCAAAGATAAAAGATTTGAG GTTATGGCTCCTCGTACTTTTGCATTGGTTTGTTTTCGAATTTTACCTACAGAAGATGATCGTGATAATGGACATTCATTAAATTCACAATTGTTGGATGTTGTAAATGAGAGCGGACATATGTATTTATCACATACG GTCTTATCAGGAAAATATACGTTACGCTTTTGTGTGAATAGCGTATTTACAAAAGTACATCATGTGGATGCTGCATGGAAACTTCTTCAAAGCACAACATTAGTTTTACTAAAACAGAGACTTAATTGTTACAA ATATGTAATATTCTTCATTGTGAAGGATAAGAATAATCTATTTGCGAATGCCATGGGAGATAACACGAAAATAATTGAGCCGCTCTCCTATGATGAATGGAAAGATAAGTCGAAGGCTTGGGCTATTCTCAAAATGGCCAAGATGACAGGGTATATGGAGAGAATTGTAGGGAAAAACCCTACTGTTACTATAATTTTCAAAAAGAATTGTAAAGATGGAAAAATTACCATAGGAggaagaaaggttgaaattgaCGAAGGGATGATCATGGAAGTTACTG atattCTTGTGTCTACG GCCTCCTTTGTGCAACATTCTATCAAAGAGATTTTGGATTTGGATGACGAGTCTGAGAACTTAGATGACAGTGAAGATGAGGGGTCTAATACTAAGTGGGAAGATGATGGTGATAGGTTTACCTCTGCTAAGGGTTCTAGCAAGGAGAAGGACAAAGATTTGGCTTCtaggtctagaaataagaaagctAGAAAAGGGGTTAAAGGAAAAAGAAGTAAGGTCCAGGAGGAGGACAAAtggcttgaagatgatgaagaggatgacgAGGGGATGAAAACTGATAGTGATTATGTTACCCCATCATCAAAGAAGAAAAACAAGCAGAGCCCTGTCATCATCGAAATCAACCCAGATAAAGGGAATGATTTTATTAATGTTTAA